The sequence below is a genomic window from Lolium perenne isolate Kyuss_39 chromosome 4, Kyuss_2.0, whole genome shotgun sequence.
gcttaccttttcattttcatattttgaacttgtttaaatctttgtcaaacctaggattgaccaaaagattcaaatgggcataaaattcataaaaaatcataaaaatgaaaaaccaaagcatatagtcttcgtatgtcatatagctagcaagcattcaagttgataaattaacaaggtttggatatattgaagccatacaaatcatgtatctacccctaaccctaaactcggtcgatcttatgaagtctagcatgaagagcagtcgttttgggtttcaaacatggaaatttcaaggacatacatcccaaaagcttcattttagagtgactaagaaggatccatgcttaccttttcaattcatgttataaacttgtttaaatcatggtcaaccctaggatttgaccaagattcaaatgggcagaaaaataaaaaaattagaaaaatgaaaaaccaaagtacatagtcttcttatgtcatatagtaagcatattgaagttgataaacaaggtttggacatattcaacccatacaaatcatgtatctaacccctaaccctaaactctgtcttatgaaatcaatcatgaagagaagtggttttgggtttcaaacatagaaatttcaagaacctcccaaaagctttattttagagtgactaagaaggatccatgcttaccttttcattttcatattttaaacttgtttaaatctttgtcaaacctaggatttgaccaaaagattcaaatgtgcacaaaattcaaaaaaaaaacagaaaaatgaaaaaccaaagtacatagtcttcttatgtcatatagtaagcattcaagttgatgcattaacaaggtttggacatattcaaaccatacaaatcatgtatctaccccgtaaccctaagctctatcttatgaagtcaagcttgaagagaagtggttttgggtttcaaacatggaaatttcaaaaacctcccaaaatcttcatattagagtgactaattaagaggggtacaagcttccctttttgttttcatgttttaaacttgtttaaatctttttcaaacctaggatttgaccaagattctaataaatgggcataaaattcaaaaaaaaatgaaaaaccaaagcacatagtcttcttatgtcatatagttagcattaaagttgatgaacaaggtttagacatattcaaaccagacaaatcatgtatctaacccctaaccctaaactctgtcttatgaaatcaagcatgaagagaagtggttttgggtttcaaacgtttaagccaaaagcccctttttcaaatacttcaaacttattcaaatttggttcaaatttgaaagacatacaagttatagcacacatagtgcatacattttcacacatactgcactagatagatgcaaaccctatagtttgaggccatttggatgaggtagaaaaaaattcttggattagaatcgtgttgttcgaaccccgtagttggatttttttgaaccttgatctgtagtactgggcaaaaccctagtttaacctatttaaatatagattcgtatatcgatttttctacctttttattattactatgcagcacatgtgtgtttgcccgtctagctagtgaaactcggaggaagagggatcactcggaaggacagaagaagggagagcattatggtgtctcccctttttcgggtgacgatgttgactattatgCAGGgtgtgtcagtgagcaggaggaggtgcgagcgagcgagcaagtcgagcgaggccgagaatgagagagatttgttttcttgtgtgagagggacaaacgaaggatcctgaaggacccagagacttccaatacgcatcctgatgcgtcttctcttgacaaagaagatggctgggagtttgcatacctattattgcacgtgacttgtgctcactgaagtgtgggacctcacgcgtgggcaccacacgtaagtgacagacctgttggtgtaaaaactcggttggttattatagtgcattagaacaaagtttcctatggattcaaggctaggaaatccaagttaactcatttacatgacattattttttccatgaagcaaagttaacacatctatcaattggtacattttggagtgactaagaaggatccatgcttacttattcgttttcacgtgttaaacttgtctaaatcttggtcaaacctacgatttgaccaacaagattcaaatggacagaaaaataaaataaaacagaaaaatgaaaaaccaaatcacatagtcttcttatgtcatatagtaagcattaaagttgataaacaaggtctagatatatcaaaccatacaaatcatgtatctataccccctaacccctaaactctgtcttatgaagtcaagcatgtgaagataagtggttttgggtttcaaacatggaaatttcaaaaacctcccaaaagcttcattttagagtgactaagaaggatacatgcttcccttttaattttcatgttttaaacttgtttaaatcattatcaaacctaggatttgaaaaagattcaaatgggcagaaaattaaaaaaatcagaaaaatgaaaaaccaaagtacatagtcttcttatgtcatatagtaagcatattgaagttgataaacaaggtttggacatattcaaaccatacaaatcatgtatctaacccctaaccctaaactctttgttttgaagtcaagcatgaagagaagtggttttgggtttcaaacatggaaatttcaaaaaccctcccaaaagcttcatttcagagtgactaagaaggatcgatgctccccttttcattttcatgttttaaacatgtttaaatcattatcaaacctaggatttgaccaagatacaaatgggtgggcacaaaattcaaaaaaaaagtagaaaaatgaaaaaccaaatcacatagtcttcttatgtcatatcgtaagcattcacattgataaacaagctctagatatacccaaaccatacaaatcatgtgtatctacccctgtcgatcttatgaagtctagcatgaagagaagtcgttttgggtttcaaacatggaaatttcaagaacatcccaaaagcttcattttagagtgactaagaaggatacaaacttcccttttcattttcatgttttaaacttgtttaaatcttggtcaaaccgcctaggatttgaccaagattcaaatgggcatacaaattcagaaaaaatcaaaagaatgaaaaaccaatgcacatagcattcttatgtcatatatatagtaagcattaaagttgacaaacaaggtctagacatattcaaactagacaactcatgtatatatctacccctaaccctaaactctgtcttatgaagtcaatcatgaagagaagtggttttgggtttcaaacatggaaatttcaagaacctcccaaaagctttattttagagtgactaagaaggatccatgcttaccttttcattttcatattttaaacttgtttaaatctttgtcaaacctaggatttgaccaaaagattcaaatgggcataaaattcaaaaaaaaaaatagaaaaatgaaaaacaaaagcatatagtcttattatgtcatatagtaagcattcaagttgatgaattaacaaggtttggacatattcaaaccatacaaatcatgtatctaccccctatccctaaactctgtcttatgaagtcaagcttgaagagaagtggttttgggtttcaaacatgggaatttcaaaatcctcccaaaagcttcattttagagtgactaagaaggatccatgcttacctttgcatttcatattttaaacttgtttaaatcattatcaaacctaggatttgacaaagatacaaatgggtgggcacaaaattcaaaaaaatcataaaaaatgaaaaaccaaatcacatagtcttcttatatgtcatatcgtaagcattaaagttgataaacaaggtctagatatatccaaaccacgtacacaaatcatgtatctacccctgtcgatcttatgaagtctagcatgaagagaagtcgttttgggtttcaaacatggaaatttcaagaacatcccaaaagcttcattttagagtgactaataaggatacaaacttcccttttcattttcatgttttaaacttgtttaaatcttggtcaaaccgcctaggatttgaccaagattcaaatgggcatacaaattcagaaaaaaatcaaaaaccaatgcacatcgcattcttatgccatatatacagtaagcattaaagttgataaacaaggtctagacatattcaaaccagacaactcatgtatatatgtacccctaaccctaaactctgtctgatgaagtcaatcatgaagagaagtggttttgggtttcaaacatggaaatttcaagaacctcacaaaagctttattttagagtgactaagaaggatccatgcttaccttttcattttcatattttgaacttgtttaaatctttgtcaaacctaggattgaccaaaagattcaaatgggcataaaattcataaaaaatcataaaaatgaaaaaccaaagcatatagtattcgtatgtcatatagctagcaagcattcaagttgataaattaacaaggtttggacatattgaagccatacaaatcatgtatctacccctaaccctaaactcggtcgatcttatgaagtctagcatgaagagaagtcgttttgggtttcaaacatggaaatttcaaggacatacatcccaaaagcttcattttagagtgactaaggaggatccatgcttaccttttcaattcatgttataaacttgtttaaatcatggtcaaccctaggatttgaccaagattcaaatgggcagaaaaataaaaaaattagaaaaatgaaaaaccaaagtacatagtcttcttatgtcatatagtaagcatattgaagttgataaacaaggtttggacatattcaaaccatacaaatcatgtatctaacccctaaccctaaactctgtcttatgaaatcaatcatgaagagaagtggttttgggtttcaaacatggaaatttcaagaacctcccaaaagctttattttagagtgactaagaaggatccatgcttaccttttcattttcatattttaaaattgtttaaatctttgtcaaacctaggatttgaccaaaagattcaaatgggcacaaaattcaaaaaaaacagaaaaatgaaaaaccaaagtacatagtcttcttatgtcatatagtaagcattcaagttgatgcattaacaaggtttggacatattcaaaccatacaaatcatgtatctaccccctaaccctaagctctatcttatgaagtcaagcttgaagagaagtggttttgggtttcaaacatggaaatttcaaaaacctcccaaaatcttcatattagagtgactaattaagaggggtacaagcttcccttttcgttttcatgttttaaacttgtttaaatctttttcaaaacctaggatttgaccaagattctaataaatgggcataaaattcaaaaaaaaaatgaaaaaccaaagcacatagtcttcttatgtcatatagttagcattaaagttgatgaacaaggtttagacatattcaaaccagacaaatcatgtatctaacccctaaccctaaactctgtcttatgaaatcaagcatgaagagaagtggttttgggtttcaaacgtttaagccaaaagcccctttttcaaatacttcaaacttattcaaatttggttcaaatttgaaagacatacaagttatagcacacatagtgcatacattttcacacatactgcactagatagatgcaaaccctatagtttgaggccatttggatgaggtagaaaaaattcttggattagaatcgtgttgttcgaaccccgtagttggttttttttgaaccttgatctgtagtactgggcaaaaccctagtttaacctatttaattatagattcgtatatcgatttttctacctttttattattactatgcagcacatgtgtgtttgcccgtctagctagtgaaactcggaggaagagggatcactcggaaggacagaagaagggagagcattatggtgtctcccctttttcgggtgacgatgttgacaattatgcagggtttgtcagtgaccaggaggaggtgcgagcgagcgagcgagcgagtcgagcgaggccgagaatgagagagatttgttttcttgtgtgagagggacaaacgaaggatcctgaaggacccagagacttccaatacgcatcctgatgcgtcttctcttgacaaagaagatggctgggagtttgcatacctattattgcacgtgacttgtgctcactgaagtgtgggacctcacgcgtgggcaccacacgtaggtgacagacctgttggtgtaaaaactcggttgattattatagtgcattagaacaaagtttcctatggattcaaggctaggaaatccaagttaactcatttacatgacattattttttccatgaagcaaagttaacacatctatcaattggtacattttggagtgactaagaaggatccaggcttacttattcgttttcacgtgttaaacttgtctaaatcttggtcaaacctaggatttgaccaacaagattcaaatgggcagaaaaataaaataaaaacagaaaaatgaaaaaccaaatcacatagtcttcttatgtcatatagtaagcattaaagttgataaacaaggtctagatatatcaaaccatacaaatcatgtatctataccccctaacccctaaactctgtcttatgaagtcaagcatgtgaagataagtggttttgggtttcaaacatggaaatttcaaaaacctcccaaaagcttcattttagagtgactaagaaggatacatgcttcccttttcattttcatgttttaaacttgtttaaatcattatcaaacctaggatttgaaaaagattcaaatgggcagaaaattaaaaaaatcagaaaaatgaaaaaccaaagtacatagtcttcttatgtcatatagtaagcatattgaagttgataaacaaggtttggacatattcaaaccatacaaatcatgtatctaacccctaaccctaaactctgtcttatgaagtcaagcatgaagagaagtggttttgggtttcaaacatggaaatttcaaaaaccctcccaaaagcttcatttcagagtgactaagaaggatcgatgctccccttttcattttcatgttttaaacatgtttaaatcattatcaaacctaggatttgaccaagatacaaatgggtgggcacaaaattcaaaaaaaaagtagaaaaatgaaaaaccaaatcacatagtcttcttatgtcatatcgtaagcattcacattgataaacaagctctagatatacccaaaccatacaaatcatgtgtatctacccctgtcgatcttatgaagtctagcatgaagagaagtcgttttgggtttcaaacatggaaatttcaagaacatcccaaaagcttcattttagagtgactaagaaggatacaaacttcccttttcattttcatgttttaaacttgtttaaatcttggtcaaaccgcctaggatttgaccaagattcaaatgggcatacaaattcagaaaaaatcaaaagaatgaaaaccaatgcacatagcattcttatgtcatatatatagtaagcattaaagttgataaacaaggtatagacatattcaaactagacaactcatgtatatatctacccctaaccctaaactctgtcttatgaagtcaatcatgaagagaagtggttttgggtttcaaacatggaaatttcaagaacctcccaaaagctttattttagagtgactaagaaggatccatgcttaccttttcattttcatattttaaacttgtttaaatctttgtcaaacctaggatttgaccaaaagattcaaatgggcataaaattcaaaaaaaaatagaaaaatgaaaaacaaaagcatatagtcttattatgtcatatagtaagcattcaagttgatgaattaacaaggtttggacatattcaaaccatacaaatcatgtatctaccccctatccctaaactctgtcttatgaagtcaagcttgaggagaagtggttttgggtttcaaacatgggaatttcaaaatcctcccaaaagcttcattttagagtgactaagaaggatccatgcttacctttgcatttcatattttaaacttgtttaaatcattatgaaacctaggatttgacaaaggtacaaatgggtgggcacaaaattcaaaaaaatcataaaaaatgaaaaaccaaatcacatagtcttcttatatgtcatattgtcgtcgtggtgaacgagcagatgccataggatggcttagattggggccgaatggacgcaagaggattcgggggagggtttgtgatcaggtgggaagagattccggatggtttcctcaagaacttggccaaggccagaggttgaagaagaaagacacaaggaagaactccctctagatcaccatgttcattgattcacacaggttacaggttCTGTCTACATACATCCATGCGTGCCcatgaagaagggctgccccctctccttatataggggagagggtggcttacagtgcaagaaaccctaatggcatctttgactggacaaactactttatcagctactgtacaaagctactttaatcatagatgacaccggggtcttctttaatcagggaggctgacgtcctccggcttctttcttcgtcatcttcttctttatcgtcagcccttcgtttaaagctactttgcttagctcatctttgtcttctagctctggagaggatctttgaccagctttgccgacaagcccttcctaccggtggcccggtaccttttctatccggttccggtatccctcttatgaggataccggtttagcctgttcagccaaacgcctatcttagactccggcatgaacatctaaccggtatcctgatggctcaaaccatccggtttggcatgcctttggcataccaggggtcatccccccaacattagtccccgaagctggtatagtctggcggatcctatccaacagaccatgccaggttcttatgtctttggataccggtttgatccatccggcgtcatgctcggatccggcatctttgcccggatcccCCTTATCTTTTCTTCGTAAGTCATTCCCCGGTATCTTGTCTTCCGGTATCTTAACCATTAAgtacctcctcggcgaagtcgagaatatctcgggccccgcgcctgacagacatgcgcactgtaactgacgtgtcagtgtcagttgtcaattcgcttcgactcccgcgcgcccatttaatgcaccgcggCGGATCCCGCTAGCCGTTCTGGATCccctgtgtgcctccgtgtggcctcctgttTTTCGCGTGTACCTCGTCGACACGTGGTggcccatggtgcgaaccgctgcgggccgcgaggcgaaccgccacggcccagcggtttccagcccaattcccttcttctttataagcgcaaccgccgctccttcttcctcttcttcgcattctccacttccctGCACGCAGAGCTCTTCGCCTCCGTGCCTTcaccgttctccgtccgccgccGCTCGTTCGAGCCcatcgcccggcgaactcacgccttcGTTCCGCCGGACTTCCTCGTGCGGGAACCTTCTGCAGCGCGCTCACCTCGTCCGCTGCATTCGTGTTTCCTCAAGGACttcctcacctcgccgtcgacggactccctcgccggccgcaggctcaccattcctccggcgaacctcttcctccgcgactccgccgcctcaggttaggcccgatacGCCTTTACCCCTTTCTTTCTTGCACTTCGGATCttgggggcggtagagtatttatccgttctttgtttttgcttttcctcttactcgtagatcttcgcacgAGGGTCtgtttggggaaaactgtttctCGGTAGATTCCGACGTCCCTAGATCCTCATGtctagcgaagggtctctcccTGCTGCCACCTCTAGCAACCAAGATAGTAGCGCTTCCGACGGGTTAACCGACGACCTCGCCCGGATGGATCTGGCATCTAGCCGGAAACAAGAGGCCGGTacatctagccgggcctccggaaaggacaagacacgcggagcctggagaggttccgacgtgacccagttcgagatcgactggctctaccggtctaggaggattccggaaggagtcatctgccggcttccaggcgACGAGGTCCAACCGGTGCTCAAACCCGGTGAggccgttgttttccttgctcactttgagcgtggcttcggccttcctgcttctgatttctttcgccaattcctcgacttctatcgcctccaacctcaccatcttcccggcaacgccgttttttatctttcttgctttgtggccttcatggagggctacattggcatccgtcccgctcgcgagacgtttgcccgcattTTCTCCCTCCGGATCAATTCgttccagggcaaggacattcctgcgcccaaaccccccgttcaatgcgggtcttgcatcatcggctcccgccaagggagccccttttttaagttcaacggcctcgagtcttgccggttgtggcagacgacgttcttctatgtgaagaacgcgggcgacgacgacctcatcaacttgccggcgttcaacccggcgTCGCCCGCCAAGACCAACTGGCAGTATAACCCCGGAACGGATCATGCCGAGATGAACCGGGTTGTGCGCTTTATGCTGAGGTTGATGAAGGATACCgatatctgctccgacgatatcatccgcaccttcatctgccgccgggtgcttccccttcaacagcgcgctcacaagattagtgagatgtacggccccggtgatcccaccaagatcaccggcttgcccttgagcaaggctgatgtggtcctgaaggctagccaaatctgccaaacggacatgccggatgactgggagtggggcctttgccctctcagctccAAAAATCCTCCGTCCCAAGATGTAAGAAACTGCGCGGCTCAGGTCGTATTACCGGTAACTTTCATATTTGCGACTAAtctctcttttttcctttgttcTCAGGCTAGGGCTCGTTTCCCTCGGATCGACTCAGAccgacgaggcccttgccggaagaggcctctGGACAAGTACGATCCAGATCCCGTCATTCATTGGctggatctgaggatgggccggactccatcTTCCCGCCttggcaagtctccgccggaaccagctggttcgtctgatgacttgaccATACTTGAGGTAGCCTTTCTGTTCGTTTTCTTATACTCTTTTTGTTACTTCCATTCTGTAGACACTCCCTCAGCCAGCAACAACCCACAGATCCATGAGCACGAAcctcccctgcaggccgaggttggcgacGAGTTTCTGGATAAGCTCATGGCCGAGGGCCAGAAGAGCGATCCTCCTGCTGCTGGCGCCGGCCCCAGCCATGCTCCCTCTGGCAAACGTCCTCGAACTGAagtcattggagggaagcaggttGGCACCAAGTGGTACAAGCAGAAGTGGATGCCGatgtcttccgggtaagtttttatctcttttatgctctctttgtttccaccgagttcttttccggttgcttttttccaatttgctctctttttcctttctttcagccctgcgcttgagcttggctctgccggctccgcgaggacctcaactcctcctcctcagtcaagtccggtaccatctggtgccggcaacagctctgcctccctctcgggaggcaccacaagttcggggcgcgcggccccaacacctccagatcaccgcgcggaggaggacttcacctcccctccagagacccaagacaccggcgccagcaacatcggcgccggccagactgatgccgggcaggcggaacctttggttcctcctcccccgaagaagaagaagaagcagtcgagctcttCCCCTActgcgccggatacttccgcgccggtaccttctcctcctcccgaggccacgccgacaccgccgcccagccaaggaccttccgcggccaagcAACCGGCGCCGTCCGGGACtcccaagatcaccaagttcctcaagcccggggcttcccgcggcaaggctgtggagggcgcCGCCTCAAGCGGCTCGGGGGACGTGGTGCTGCACGTTGGCCCCGCTGCTATCGCTGCCCAGGACAAGCCTAccggcctcctgggccggatTGTTGATCTGAAGCGCGTgggcaaggacctggggcaccttctcccctatgcccagaagtggaatgaggcggatatctccgcttctacccgcggcctggggaaggatcgcCTTCCGGCACCAGATCCTGCCGGGGCTCGGTGCACTGAAGAACACTTCTCGCGGCTTAAACGCGCCATGAAAGAGTTTGACAGTGCCTGGTACGATgctaccaacaacgtggtggtaagttttgccaactttcttttatttttgttgatgccggtttcttttctttccggatcttatctattctcccagtccccgagtttcgtggtgaAAATGCAGTTTTCGGCGCGAAACTTTAACTAGAGGCATGCGAAACCGGCatggccagtccccgagtttcgggttgaaaccttgtttctttctttctcacaccCATCTTCCCTTGAACAGAGCACTGCcgacgcccggaagcaactctttgaggagcttctgtgggagcaccgggaccttgctgaggcccacagccactgccaaggtttgtttctttcccctccggcatcttttcaccggacTGTTTCTTTCTTTGATACTTATGCACTCTTTTGCTTAAcagttgttccggaagctaccatcgaggccctgaaggcccaggtcgccaagcttcaaggtaccatcctttctttttctgctaacccgttccttttttcatttcatctattgttgcttgctaagacttttctttccggtacttaggcgagaaggagcagctcctcaaggagcacaacgaggcacTGGAGGCCCAGAAGACCGCCCTGGGGGAGCTCAAGGAACAGGCTATACAAGCCGCGCTCCGGCATGAGCAAGCCTTGAAGGACGCCCAGGTTGCAGCggaggccaggctggcggaggtcgtggaggactccacgaactccaacaccgtcttaacggcagagctggaggaggagaggaaatcgcggaaggcagcggagcgcctcattgacaccatgaccaccgatcaccgggaatacgatcggttgattatgaagatagacgcgctggctctccgtaagtccttgccttgtcctttctt
It includes:
- the LOC139838958 gene encoding uncharacterized protein produces the protein MKEFDSAWYDATNNVVSTADARKQLFEELLWEHRDLAEAHSHCQVVPEATIEALKAQVAKLQGEKEQLLKEHNEALEAQKTALGELKEQAIQAALRHEQALKDAQVAAEARLAECARRMGEGTLHAEAA